In Haematobia irritans isolate KBUSLIRL chromosome 1, ASM5000362v1, whole genome shotgun sequence, a genomic segment contains:
- the LOC142221939 gene encoding uncharacterized protein LOC142221939, which translates to MNFANLHTSTSVQLLKLPGHIEKNQSSFQFKLITLRLKMAKFLAVRFEEKNYLVKFKELSLSSLNETLRSMFYASEYKYFTNNDIEIEKEDVIQYVSQYSTDSDFVLYIKAHSSSDIIEIDDSELVIKKHNNFSADSEFLSDNSLDIEPVTPRNNISKEELETILRENHKIIFENFRINRKLSNIERVKVSKTIIQHLLQNPTRILSTVELEDISEKISEIFDRELPATFYRKYCEGRHASGKLHDAYNNYRTSLAASGLIVRRKKAKSVTVEKLDLDEANKTSEEKNIVQEAINLLRTEILVECCVDAWKKTFSLRQNTLRTNISTSDYIKLYPVLEQPDGHKLFLVDTKLISGNDVILRTRENFVPKILEGVKKTKSESIERVVNLINLEGNEHNKSILALMLLPFLFPSPMKRTKRGVLKHTKAECADSFICHFPDLQSADSGVRKLISELSQLQPFIVFVGSPVNLGWVLVAHVKYTFTDLSSCLKCAIAAYMALNVKYPSRSEKAWFVLQKYFFDISTSFDNYLEKSVSTVVNDLDLLKN; encoded by the exons aTGAACTTTGCAAATTTACATACCTCCACAAGTGTGCAATTATTAAAGCTACCGGGTCATATCGAAAAGAACCAATCAAG TTTTCAGTTCAAGCTCATCACACTGAGGTTAAAAATGGCTAAATTTTTGGCGGTccgatttgaagaaaaaaactacCTAGTGAAATTTAAAGAGCTGTCACTATCAAGCCTTAATGAAACGCTTAGAAGTATGTTTTATGCCAgtgaatacaaatattttacgaataacgacatagaaatagaaaaagaaGATGTGATTCAGTATGTGTCCCAATATTCCACAGATTccgattttgttttatatatcaaaG CACATAGCTCATCGGATATAATCGAAATAGACGATTCTGAACTGGTTATCAAGAAACACAATAATTTTTCAGCCGATTCTGAGTTTTTGTCCGATAATTCTTTGGATATCGAACCAGTTACCCCAAGGAACAATATATCAAAGGAG GAATTGGAAACAATATTAAGagaaaatcataaaataatctttgaaaattttcgaattaaCCGAAAGCTGTCCAATATAGAAAGGGTTAAAGTCAGCAAAACGATTATACAACATTTACTTCAAAATCCTACAAGAAT CTTATCTACAGTCGAGTTGGAAGATATTAGCGAAAAAATATCAGAAATATTTGATCGAGAACTACCAGcaactttctatcgaaaatattgcgaGGGGCGACATGCAAGTGGAAAACTTCATGACGCTTACAATAATTACAGGACCTCTCTTGCAGCGTCCGGCCTGATTGTAAGGCGAAAAAAAGCAAAGTCGGTAACCGTAGAAAAATTGGATCTTGATGAAG CTAACAAAACgtctgaagaaaaaaatattgttcaagAAGCAATAAACTTACTGCGAACAGAAATTTTGGTGGAATGTTGTGTAGATGCatggaaaaaaactttctcaCTTAGGCAAAATACATTACGTACAAATATATCGACATCGGATTACATAAAATTGTACCCAGTATTAGAGCAACCGGACGGTCATAAATtg TTTCTTGTAGATACTAAGCTAATAAGCggcaatgatgttattttgcgTACACGGGAAAATTTTGTACCTAAAATACTTGAGggcgtaaaaaaaacaaaatctgaaTCTATCGAGAGAGTGGTAAATCTTATTAATTTGGAAGGAAAtg AACATAATAAATCAATATTAGCATTAATGCTTCTCCCATTTTTGTTTCCATCTCCTATGAAAAGGACGAAGAGAGGTGTTCTTAAACATACCAAAGCAGAGTGTGCCGATTCGTTTATTTGCCACTTTCCC GATCTGCAATCAGCGGATAGTGGAGTAAGGAAACTCATTAGCGAGCTTTCTCAACTGCAGCCTTTTATTGTGTTTGTTGGATCACCGGTAAACCTCGGATGGGTACTTGTTGCTCACGTTAAGTATACATTTACCGACTTGTCTTCCTGTTTGAAATGTGCAATAGCGGCTTACATGGCGTTGAACGTTAAATATCCTTCTAGATCGGAAAAAGCCTGGtttgttttacaaaaatatttttttgatatatcAACATCATTTGACAACTACTTGGAAAAAAGTGTTAGTACAGTAGTTAACGATTTAGATTTGCTAAAAAACTGA